In the genome of bacterium, the window TAGCGAGAAGGGCGTATCGGGTCGGTACAGCGGGTAGATGCTCTCGCCGCGGTACTCCAAGAGGAACAGCAGTTCCCCGAGCACGCGCGGCAGGTTTCCCCGGTTGATTTCGTCGATGACCATGACGTGCTGCTGATCCGCGGGGGCGTTCCTGGCATCCTCAGCCATTCGGGCCAGCGGCCCGGGCGTCAACTCGTAGCGAATGCCCCCGTCGTCACCGGTCCCCGCCGGCCGGTACCCCTCGAAGAAGTCCTCATACGACGTCGACGGGTGGAACTGCACCAATGCTCGGCATGACTCATCCGGGGCGAGCACCTCCGCGAGCTTTTGAGCCAGGTAGGTCTTGCCAGTCCCCGGCGGCCCGTACAAGATCACCTGCCCCCTCCCTTTCTCCTTCAGCAGCTGGACTATGACCTCCAGGAAGCCGACATCTACAAGCAGTTCCTTGGCCAAAGCTGACAAGTCCGGGCTGCTGTCGAACTCCTTTGGGGTGCTTGGCTCCCCGGGCCTCCCGCCGTTTGGAAGGGGTTCTTGCTTCATCAGCCAGTAGAGAAACGACGCCATCCCGTACGTGTCGTCGCTGAAATAGGGGGAGAGGAACTCTCGGAGCCTGTCGTTGGCGTCGACGCTCTTGTACCAGAAGTTCTTGCCCGTCGGTCTCGGCAGTCCCATAAGTTCCAAAGCTCTCTCACGGCAAGAATTAGCTTGATTTTGCCCGGGGATCGGCAGGAACGTGTCGGGGTGACAGATTGCAAGCAGTTTGGAGCAAAATCCTCCTGATATCTTTTGGTAGCCGGACTCTGTGGTTGCACCTTCCTTGACAGCCCTACTGTCCACTTCAGCGAAACGCGCCGCTATTTCTCCGTCCCCCCAACACAGGTGCTGAATACTGCGCAGCAGGCTCTCGAACTTCTCGTCCTCATGCTTCTTGATGAATTCGGACTCGTGTGCCACTTGGACAACATATTTTGGATTTCGATATATGGACCCATTCGTGACGGCAGACATGTCAAGGCGGCTGATCGACGCGATATTCTCCGGTCGCAGCTTCTCGGCCCACTCGGCTCGTAGCTGCTTCTGCTCCTTGTCCTCGTCGGTCGGATAGCCGGTCTCTTCGCGGAAGCGCTCTACCAACGCGGCCAGGTCCGCTGTCGGAATTTTGCTCACGTCGCGGAGCCTCTCGCCCGAGCTTGTTGGGTGCCGTGAGACTGCCTAACGGCACTCACCTCAAGATGGATGCCTTCGTGGTGCTGGATATGCGCGATGATCGCGAAGATGTTTCGGGCATGAGGATTACCTGCCGGTCCGAACATGCGCATGAGGCTCTTGGGCGGCTTGTCGGTCATTAGCCCGAGCTTCTTGAATCCGATTGTGGCGTTGATGTAGTCGCGCAGGGTGATCTTGCCGGCTTCGATGTCTCCGGCAAGCAGGCACTCCACTCCCTCCTGAAGCAGCTTCTCCCGGAAGGCCCGGTCAGTGAGCGCGCGGGCTTGGACGGTCTCTTGGAAGTCACGCGTGAGCGGCATCCTCATTCCTCTTCGTGTTAGTGCTGCCTGGCGCTTCGCCGGCGGTGCCGGCCGGTCGGGCTTGGATCGTCGCGGCGCTCAGTACATCTGCAAGGCGCCGGAGACGTTGATGGTTGCTCCGGAGACGAAGCGGGCGTGTTGTGATGCCAGGAACACGACGACCGGGGCGATCTCGGAGGGGTCGGCGATTCGGCCGAGGGGGGTGTCGGCGGTCATCGATTCCAGGACGGCGGGGTCGAGGTCGGTCAGCAGCATGGAGGTGGCGGCCTGGCCGGGGGAGACGACGTTGACGGTGATCTGTTGGGGGCCGTAGGTGCGGGCCATGCCCCGTGACATCGACACGATGCCGCCCTTTGAGGCGCAGTACGCCGTGGAGCCCCCGAAGCCGCCGCTCCACCAGCCCTGCGAGGAGAAAAGGATCATGCGCCCGCCCACGCCGCCGGCGATCATGGCGTTGGCACAGCTGCGGGCCAGGAAGAACGAGGCCTTGAGGTTGGTGTCGATCTGGAAGTCCCAGTCCTCCTCGGTGACGTCGTCCATCGAACTGCGGCGCCGCAGCACCGCGGCCAGGTGCGCCAGCGCGTACAGGTTGCCGAGTTCGTCGACGGCCCGATCCACCAGCGCGCTCTGGGCGTCGAGGTCGGTCAGGTCGCAGCCCGCGGCGATGTGGCCGTCGCCCTCCATGCCCGCCACGACCTCGGCCACCGCCTCCCGGCGGAGGTCAACGGCCATCACCCTGGCGCCCGCCGCAGCGAACATCTCCGCGGTCGGCCGCCCGATGCCACCACCGGCGCCGGTCACGATCACGCCCTTGCCTTCGAGCCCCGATCCCAGATCCCAAGCCATGCTTCCTCCCTGCTGACAGTCGGTGGTTGCTGGCGGCCAGCGGCCAGCATCCCGTTGGTGCCCCGTTCCTGCTGGACCATTGAGGCCCGGGCCGCGCCGGGTCGACGCCGCCGACCGTGTATAGCCGATCCGCCGGAGCGGCGCGCGCCCGGCCATCCGCCCCGGCTGACTGTCGCGGACGGGGTTGCCGGTGATGATGCCCGGCGGATCGCGCCGCCGCTCGCTTCGACGTCCCCCGTCTTGGCGCTCCCCGCCTGGCGTCCCCTGCCTCGACGCTCCCAGCGGTGACGCACCTGTACTCGGTACTGAGGTCATCCTGCCGGCGGGCGCGGGTTCGTTCGTCAGGTGGGTGCCTGTTTCACACCCCGGCTACGGTCCTGCGGCGCGCACACCTCCCGAGGAGGAGACCAATGGGCACTGAAGATATGGGCGAGTTGACCGATGTGAACCTCAGGGAGGTGTGGAAGCACGAAGCACTCGCCTTCACACCGTGGCTCGCGAAGAATCTAGACAAACTCTCCAGCGTACTGGATGTCACGCTGGAGCTTGAAGAAGAGGAGATGCTGGTAGGAAACTTGAGGGCCGACATCGTGTGCCGTGTGCCTACCGATGGAACCAGGGTCCTCATCGAGAATCAACTGGAGTGGGCCAATCTTCAGCACTTGGGACAGGTGATGGCGTACCTGGCCGGGTTGGAGGCGCGGACTGTTGTCTGGGTCGCCAGAGATTTCGACGAGGCGCATCTTTCAGCGTTCCGCTGGCTGAACGAGCACACCTCGGGCGAGTTCGGTTTCTTTGCCGTCAGGCTCAGGGCCGTCAAGATCGGGGACTCGCCACCGGCACCGTTGTTCGAGGTGATCGAACGTCCCAACGACTGGGATCGCGGGGTGCGAACTGTGGGGGAGCTCAGCGAACTCGGGAAACTCAAGAGAGACTTCTGGGCTCGTTACCGCGACCGGCACCCGGATGTCCAGAGGCCGACGCCAGGCTATGCCGGTTCCAACGTCAACGACCCGATCTCGCAGCTGGATGC includes:
- a CDS encoding transcriptional regulator, encoding MPLTRDFQETVQARALTDRAFREKLLQEGVECLLAGDIEAGKITLRDYINATIGFKKLGLMTDKPPKSLMRMFGPAGNPHARNIFAIIAHIQHHEGIHLEVSAVRQSHGTQQARARGSAT
- a CDS encoding SDR family NAD(P)-dependent oxidoreductase; protein product: MAWDLGSGLEGKGVIVTGAGGGIGRPTAEMFAAAGARVMAVDLRREAVAEVVAGMEGDGHIAAGCDLTDLDAQSALVDRAVDELGNLYALAHLAAVLRRRSSMDDVTEEDWDFQIDTNLKASFFLARSCANAMIAGGVGGRMILFSSQGWWSGGFGGSTAYCASKGGIVSMSRGMARTYGPQQITVNVVSPGQAATSMLLTDLDPAVLESMTADTPLGRIADPSEIAPVVVFLASQHARFVSGATINVSGALQMY
- a CDS encoding AAA family ATPase, giving the protein MSKIPTADLAALVERFREETGYPTDEDKEQKQLRAEWAEKLRPENIASISRLDMSAVTNGSIYRNPKYVVQVAHESEFIKKHEDEKFESLLRSIQHLCWGDGEIAARFAEVDSRAVKEGATTESGYQKISGGFCSKLLAICHPDTFLPIPGQNQANSCRERALELMGLPRPTGKNFWYKSVDANDRLREFLSPYFSDDTYGMASFLYWLMKQEPLPNGGRPGEPSTPKEFDSSPDLSALAKELLVDVGFLEVIVQLLKEKGRGQVILYGPPGTGKTYLAQKLAEVLAPDESCRALVQFHPSTSYEDFFEGYRPAGTGDDGGIRYELTPGPLARMAEDARNAPADQQHVMVIDEINRGNLPRVLGELLFLLEYRGESIYPLYRPDTPFSLPENLWFIGTMNTADRSIALVDAALRRRFHFVPFFPDSGPIAGLLGRWLERNEQPAWVGRLVDTVNDELKGDLAGSHLLLGPSHFMKRYGSTPTEQQERLRRIWEYNIEPFIEDQFFGDPDRIEHYRFDSVYARHGPAADPAGEADADAEDATQAAATRPSSDDAAEDV